Part of the Desulfotomaculum sp. genome, CTTTAAGTATGCAATGAAAGCAGGAATTAAAGAAGGAAGATTTGAATACCGCTGCAGGTCTGCCGATGGCCGTTACATTTGGCTGGAAGCCACCGGCAAAGCGTTATTTGACGATAAAGGCGCTTGTGAAGGCGCAGTTTTAGGAATCCGTGATATTACTGACCGTAAATTGATGGAGGATAAACTGCGCCAATCCGAAGAGCACTTCTTTAAGATCTTTAATTAATGACTTGATCTCCCTAATAGAAACTGACGCGATTAAAAACGACAAGTACGTCAACCTGGAACTCGAAGAAGTTCCCGACCTGCTTTTAGAAAAAAATGACATCAAGCAGTTAATTCTAAACTTAACCCGCAACGGTCTTGAAGCGATGAATCCCGGAGGGTATCTTACAATAAAAACATTTACCGGCGGGCATGAAGTCGTTCTTGCTGTGAATGACCAGGGAAAGGGAATCCCACCGGAGCATCTGGAAAAAATGGGCATACCGTTTTTCACAACCAAAGATTACGGAACCGGCCTGGGTCTTGCAGTTTGCTATAAAATAGCCGCCAGGCACAACGCGTCAATAAATATAGAAACATGCCCGGCCGGAACAACTTTTTTTGTAAAGTTTAAAGTCCCGGAGAAAGGTGAAGCATCAGATAATGAACAATGATCAGCACGACGACTTAAAAAGACAGGTTTTCGGGTTTGACAAAAACATTTTTTTTGCCGGGCTGACGAGTTTTCTGACCGATACGTCGACAAAAATGGTCTACTGCATCATGCCGCTTTTTTTATTATCCATCGGAGCGTCAAAGACCACCTTATCGCTGATTGAAGGCATAGCTGAAAGCACGGCGTCGATACTTAACGCCCTGTCCGGACTCTGGAGCGATAAAATTGGCCGGAACAAACCGTTCATGATTATCGGCTATGCGCTGACTGCCCTGATCACGCCTATTTATTCAACAGCAGCATCGCCTCTTCAAATATTATATCTGCGTTTTCTGGAAAGGGTAGGCAAGGGCATCAGGACTGCCCCAAGGGACAGCCTGGTCGCCAAATCATCCCTGCACGGAAAAACGGGAACCAGTTTTGGGATTCACAAAGCCATGGATAACTGCGGGGCGATAGTCGGCCCGCTAATATCATTTCTGATCCTGCTGGCTTTCCCGGGAGGTTACAGAAGGATTTTTCTATTCGCGGCCATACCGGCATTTTTGGGTGTTTTGACGATTATATTTTTTATTAAGGAAGCAAAAGCCAAACAGGAGAGTTTAATCAAAAAGATATCCTTAAAGGATTTTTCAAAGAGTTACTATATTTTCTTAATCATTGTTTTTATATTTACACTGGGAAATTCCACAG contains:
- a CDS encoding MFS transporter, producing MMNNDQHDDLKRQVFGFDKNIFFAGLTSFLTDTSTKMVYCIMPLFLLSIGASKTTLSLIEGIAESTASILNALSGLWSDKIGRNKPFMIIGYALTALITPIYSTAASPLQILYLRFLERVGKGIRTAPRDSLVAKSSLHGKTGTSFGIHKAMDNCGAIVGPLISFLILLAFPGGYRRIFLFAAIPAFLGVLTIIFFIKEAKAKQESLIKKISLKDFSKSYYIFLIIVFIFTLGNSTDALLLVKANGIGIGVAYIPLVYLIFNSVSVILSVPAGRLADKIGKEKLIIFGYLIYSTVYYGFGRTSNEIILVILFLLYGAYSAATDGIQKAQVSDLLDKDKKGAGIGIYNSLLGITLLPASLIAGVLYDRVNSSVPFYFGASTALAAAVLLFITRGKFSHS